In Nostoc sp. GT001, a genomic segment contains:
- a CDS encoding transposase has product MKSYSVDLREKIVAAHLEKNISIRKVANIFSVSKSLVQKLVKQQKVEGNLQSKPRGKPQFSHLTNADTELRELVEAHPDATLIELCELFADKTGNWVGQSAMCRALQKLGLNRKKNKAEYPNGDRESSKFKIRLLGKGQTYRARKLSIFG; this is encoded by the coding sequence ATGAAGTCCTACTCTGTCGATCTTCGAGAAAAAATAGTTGCAGCACATCTTGAGAAAAACATCTCAATCAGGAAAGTGGCTAACATATTTTCCGTCTCAAAGAGTTTAGTACAAAAACTTGTAAAACAACAAAAAGTTGAAGGAAATTTACAATCCAAGCCGCGAGGAAAGCCACAATTTAGTCATTTAACAAATGCTGACACAGAGTTAAGGGAATTAGTTGAAGCACATCCAGATGCAACATTGATAGAGTTGTGTGAATTATTTGCAGACAAGACTGGCAATTGGGTGGGTCAAAGTGCAATGTGTCGTGCCTTACAAAAATTAGGATTAAATCGAAAAAAAAACAAAGCGGAGTACCCAAACGGGGACAGAGAGAGTTCTAAATTTAAGATTAGATTATTGGGAAAAGGTCAAACATATAGAGCCAGAAAACTTAGTATTTTTGGATGA
- a CDS encoding IS630 family transposase — translation MMPSALRIILTTEEDLTLKELSCADKVPHRTKQRAIALRLNAHGWNVPQIAKYLGWAQQTVRQTIKRWQFQGLGGLWEAPGRGKKSTWQEEDWQVVEECLGQNRRYSARQLSQKLFEERQIELGAEQIRRLLKKRGGXWKRIRYCPALNLNAGYLKAKRQDWELLKLWAKLGLVCLKYLDESGCYCTSPTDYTYGRRGEQKRIRQNRRRGRRINIFGIWEPKSSFNYALMLGTLKAPTYVQLMDWQAQIAAHRLLETGQITVIIHDNASVHKSLLARQQHQRWQQQGLYIFFLPPYSPQMNRIEDEWLHLKRDELAGRVFDDEYELAIAIIEGIENRAVQGQYQVERFMFN, via the coding sequence ATGATGCCTAGCGCGTTAAGAATAATACTAACTACTGAAGAAGACCTGACACTAAAAGAACTCAGTTGTGCAGATAAAGTACCACATCGAACCAAACAAAGAGCGATCGCTTTGCGCCTCAATGCCCACGGATGGAATGTACCTCAGATTGCAAAGTATTTAGGTTGGGCACAACAAACGGTCAGGCAGACAATAAAACGCTGGCAATTTCAAGGGTTAGGAGGTTTGTGGGAAGCGCCAGGACGTGGAAAAAAGAGTACTTGGCAAGAAGAAGATTGGCAAGTAGTAGAAGAATGCTTGGGACAAAATCGTCGTTACAGTGCTCGGCAGCTAAGTCAAAAGCTATTTGAGGAACGACAAATCGAACTAGGAGCCGAACAAATCAGGCGACTACTCAAAAAAAGGGGTGGTATNTGGAAACGTATCCGCTACTGTCCGGCTTTAAATCTGAATGCAGGATATTTAAAAGCTAAACGCCAAGATTGGGAATTACTCAAGCTATGGGCAAAATTAGGATTGGTTTGTTTAAAGTACTTGGATGAATCTGGTTGTTACTGCACTAGTCCCACTGATTATACTTATGGGCGTAGGGGAGAGCAAAAACGTATTCGACAAAATAGACGACGCGGTAGGCGGATCAACATCTTCGGTATTTGGGAGCCGAAATCTAGTTTTAATTACGCTTTGATGCTTGGAACATTGAAAGCACCGACCTATGTCCAACTCATGGATTGGCAGGCTCAAATTGCTGCACACCGCTTATTGGAAACTGGACAAATTACCGTCATCATTCACGATAATGCCTCTGTTCACAAAAGTCTTTTGGCTCGCCAGCAGCATCAACGTTGGCAACAGCAAGGATTGTACATTTTTTTTCTACCTCCTTATAGCCCACAAATGAATCGCATTGAAGACGAATGGTTGCATCTCAAACGTGATGAGCTTGCCGGCCGAGTTTTTGACGATGAATATGAATTAGCGATCGCTATTATTGAGGGTATAGAAAATAGAGCCGTGCAAGGTCAGTACCAAGTTGAACGTTTTATGTTTAATTAG
- the uvrA gene encoding excinuclease ABC subunit UvrA, with protein sequence MSDQQLAASLNGHLPYPSHNSQNTIRIRGARQHNLKNIDLELPRDRLIVFTGVSGSGKSSLAFDTIFAEGQRRYVESLSAYARQFLGQLDKPDVEAIEGLSPAISIDQKSTSHNPRSTVGTVTEIYDYLRLLFGRAGEPHCPICDRCIAPQTIDEMCDRIMELPDRTRFQILAPVVRGKKGTHRKLLSSLASQGFVRVRINGEIRELSDSIELDKNFTHTIEVVIDRLVKKADIQERLVDSLSTCLKQSGGIAAILVSLLGDDGQEKEEELVFSENFACPEHGAVMEELSPRLFSFNSPYGACPHCHGIGTLRRFAPDLIVPDWEAPVYAAIAPWSEKDNSYYLELLYSVGQIYGFELQTNWSKLTEEQQQIILFGEKDERAAEAQRKQSFKGAIPILQRQYEGGSELVKQKLEQYLIDQPCEVCKGKRLKPEALAVKLGQYGILELTTVSIRDCRERIEQFKLSDRQLQIADLVLREIKARLQFLLDVGLDYLTLDRPAMTLSGGEAQRIRLATQIGSGLTGVLYVLDEPSIGLHQRDNGRLLKTLTKLRDLGNTLIVVEHDEETIRAANYIVDIGPGAGIHGGNIIAQGDFQALLAAEDSLTGAYLSGRRVITTPAERREGNGRSLGIKNAHRNNLRNIDVDIPLGKLVSITGVSGSGKSTLINELLYPSLQHHLTKKVPLPRHLDKIQGLNAIDKAIVIDQSPIGRTPRSNPATYTGIFDAIRDVFSQTVEAKARGYKPGQFSFNVKGGRCEACSGQGVNVIEMNFLPDVYVQCEICKGARYNRETLQVKYKDKSISDVLRMTVEESLDFFQNIPKAIARLQTLFDVGLGYVQLGQPATTLSGGEAQRVKLATELSRRATGKTLYLIDEPTTGLSFYDVHKLLDVLQRLVDKGNSILVIEHNLDVIRCSDWVIDLGPEGGDKGGELIAVGTPEEVAKNPRSYTGQYLQQVLKQYPAMKK encoded by the coding sequence ATGTCAGACCAACAGCTAGCAGCATCCTTGAATGGACATCTTCCGTACCCCAGCCACAACAGCCAGAATACCATTCGGATTCGGGGTGCTAGGCAGCATAATCTGAAAAATATTGACTTGGAATTGCCACGCGATCGCCTAATCGTATTCACTGGCGTTTCTGGTTCTGGTAAGTCTTCCCTAGCCTTTGATACCATTTTCGCTGAAGGGCAACGTCGTTACGTAGAATCCCTCAGCGCTTACGCACGCCAATTTCTCGGACAACTGGATAAGCCGGATGTAGAAGCGATTGAAGGCTTAAGTCCAGCAATTTCTATTGACCAAAAGTCAACCTCTCATAACCCGCGTTCCACTGTCGGTACGGTGACAGAGATTTACGACTATTTGCGGCTGCTGTTTGGTCGGGCTGGCGAACCCCATTGTCCGATATGCGATCGCTGTATTGCACCCCAGACAATCGATGAGATGTGCGATCGCATTATGGAATTACCAGATCGCACCCGCTTCCAAATTCTTGCACCCGTTGTCAGGGGTAAAAAAGGCACACACCGTAAGCTTTTGTCAAGTCTTGCTTCTCAAGGTTTTGTCCGCGTGCGGATCAATGGCGAGATCCGCGAACTGTCAGATTCCATTGAATTGGATAAAAACTTTACCCACACCATCGAAGTGGTAATTGACCGCTTGGTGAAAAAGGCTGATATTCAGGAGCGTTTGGTTGATTCTCTGTCTACGTGTCTCAAGCAATCGGGTGGTATTGCAGCCATTCTGGTGAGTCTACTTGGTGACGACGGACAAGAAAAAGAAGAAGAATTAGTATTTTCGGAAAACTTTGCCTGTCCAGAACATGGCGCGGTAATGGAGGAACTATCGCCGCGATTGTTCTCCTTTAATTCACCTTATGGTGCTTGTCCGCACTGTCACGGCATCGGGACTTTAAGGAGATTTGCGCCAGACTTGATAGTACCCGACTGGGAAGCACCAGTTTATGCTGCGATCGCGCCTTGGTCAGAAAAAGATAATTCTTATTACTTAGAATTACTCTATAGCGTCGGACAGATTTATGGGTTTGAGTTACAAACAAATTGGAGCAAGCTGACAGAAGAACAACAGCAAATTATTTTGTTTGGGGAGAAAGATGAACGAGCCGCAGAAGCACAAAGAAAGCAGAGTTTTAAAGGTGCTATTCCAATTTTACAACGGCAGTATGAAGGTGGTTCTGAATTAGTTAAGCAAAAATTAGAGCAGTATTTAATTGATCAACCGTGCGAAGTTTGTAAAGGAAAACGATTAAAACCGGAAGCCTTGGCGGTGAAGTTGGGACAATATGGAATTTTAGAATTGACTACCGTATCGATTCGAGATTGTCGGGAGAGAATTGAGCAATTTAAGTTGAGCGATCGCCAGTTACAAATTGCTGATTTAGTTCTCCGAGAAATCAAAGCCAGATTGCAATTTTTGTTAGATGTAGGTTTAGATTACCTCACCCTTGACCGTCCCGCTATGACTCTTTCCGGTGGTGAAGCCCAACGAATTCGTCTAGCAACGCAAATTGGTTCTGGATTAACAGGAGTTCTCTACGTTTTAGATGAACCGAGTATTGGTTTGCATCAACGAGATAATGGCAGATTGCTGAAAACCTTAACGAAATTGCGTGATTTGGGTAATACATTAATTGTCGTTGAACACGATGAAGAAACAATTCGTGCAGCCAACTATATAGTTGATATCGGCCCTGGTGCAGGAATTCACGGCGGAAATATTATCGCCCAAGGTGATTTTCAGGCATTATTAGCAGCAGAAGATTCTTTGACGGGTGCATATTTATCAGGAAGGCGAGTAATTACCACGCCAGCAGAACGCCGAGAAGGAAACGGGCGCAGTTTGGGAATTAAAAATGCCCATCGCAACAATTTAAGAAATATAGATGTAGACATTCCGCTAGGTAAACTTGTTTCCATCACAGGTGTGTCTGGTTCTGGTAAATCTACGCTGATTAACGAATTACTGTACCCATCTCTGCAACACCATTTAACTAAGAAAGTTCCCTTACCGAGACATTTGGATAAAATTCAGGGATTAAACGCGATTGATAAAGCGATCGTTATCGATCAATCTCCCATCGGACGCACACCACGTTCTAACCCTGCAACTTACACAGGAATTTTCGATGCCATTCGGGATGTATTTTCCCAAACAGTAGAAGCCAAAGCTAGGGGTTACAAACCCGGACAATTTTCCTTCAACGTTAAAGGTGGACGTTGCGAAGCTTGTAGCGGCCAGGGTGTGAATGTTATTGAAATGAACTTTCTCCCTGATGTTTACGTGCAATGCGAAATTTGTAAAGGTGCAAGATACAACCGCGAAACTTTGCAGGTGAAGTATAAAGATAAGTCTATCTCTGATGTCCTAAGAATGACAGTAGAGGAGAGTTTAGACTTTTTCCAGAATATACCTAAAGCGATCGCGCGTTTGCAAACTTTATTTGATGTCGGGTTAGGTTATGTCCAACTAGGACAACCTGCGACTACCTTATCTGGTGGTGAAGCGCAACGGGTAAAATTAGCAACCGAACTATCTCGACGCGCCACAGGTAAGACACTTTATTTAATAGATGAACCGACAACAGGGTTATCTTTTTACGATGTTCACAAATTGTTAGATGTGTTGCAACGATTGGTAGATAAAGGTAATTCAATATTAGTAATTGAACACAACTTAGATGTAATTCGTTGTTCTGATTGGGTGATAGATTTGGGGCCAGAAGGTGGCGACAAAGGTGGAGAATTGATTGCTGTGGGTACACCGGAGGAAGTTGCAAAAAATCCCAGGTCTTATACTGGGCAATATTTACAGCAGGTGTTGAAACAGTATCCGGCGATGAAGAAGTAG
- a CDS encoding Uma2 family endonuclease has translation MVSQIQPPTQPEVIYPDSDGQPVANNTIQFSWIVAIKQNIEWLFANDPNVFVAGDLFWYPVEGRNKIVNAPDVMVVLGRPKGVGVARRRHRLCYQQWKEEGIAPQVVFEILSPSNTQTEMDKKLLFYDRYGVEEYYIYDPDRNNLRGWLRSEDGLDVIPQMEDWVSPRLKVRFAPSPEGLQLYRPDGERFLSYTDISRNAEQERQRAELAEQTRRDAIPRLLQMDLSIEQIAQALGLSVEEVRTFAQE, from the coding sequence ATGGTATCGCAAATCCAACCGCCGACGCAGCCAGAGGTCATCTACCCAGATAGTGACGGACAACCAGTCGCTAATAATACCATACAGTTTAGCTGGATTGTGGCAATTAAGCAGAATATCGAGTGGCTATTTGCTAACGATCCAAATGTATTTGTTGCGGGGGATTTGTTTTGGTATCCGGTAGAGGGACGTAACAAAATTGTTAACGCCCCAGATGTGATGGTGGTATTGGGTAGACCAAAAGGCGTAGGCGTAGCCCGTCGTAGACATCGCTTGTGCTACCAACAATGGAAAGAAGAGGGAATTGCACCGCAAGTGGTGTTTGAAATTCTTTCTCCCAGCAACACCCAAACTGAAATGGACAAAAAATTACTTTTCTACGATCGCTATGGGGTGGAAGAATACTACATTTATGATCCCGATCGCAATAATTTGCGTGGATGGTTGCGTAGCGAAGACGGTTTAGATGTCATCCCCCAAATGGAAGATTGGGTGAGTCCCCGTTTAAAAGTTCGCTTTGCTCCATCACCAGAGGGTTTGCAGTTATATCGTCCTGATGGAGAAAGGTTTTTGAGTTATACAGACATTTCTCGCAACGCCGAACAAGAACGACAACGAGCTGAACTTGCAGAACAAACCAGAAGAGATGCCATACCCCGATTATTGCAAATGGATTTGAGCATCGAACAGATTGCCCAAGCTTTGGGATTGTCAGTGGAAGAAGTACGAACCTTTGCTCAGGAGTAA
- a CDS encoding Uma2 family endonuclease has product MLANAATHNVTWEKLPDDFVLDNEPVDNINQPLLAAALTESLELAGRLPTDALTITNYGICATLNNRFVVKAPDWGYVASIRVSREEVKRSYTPRLQGDIPVIVMEFLSDTEGGEYSSKPTYPPGKWFYYEQILQVPNYAIFEPDGGVLEVYRRDDLGNYELQTPDASDRYWIAEMNLFLGVWQGSRENRTSYWLRWWDDNGELLLWGLELAAKERQEKNAAQQLAEQERQRAERLAAQLKALGVEPEV; this is encoded by the coding sequence ATGCTAGCCAATGCAGCCACTCATAATGTCACCTGGGAAAAGTTACCTGATGATTTTGTTTTAGACAACGAACCAGTGGATAACATTAATCAGCCACTCTTGGCTGCTGCTTTAACAGAAAGCTTGGAACTTGCTGGCAGATTACCCACCGATGCTTTAACCATCACTAATTACGGTATCTGCGCCACTTTGAATAATCGATTTGTCGTCAAAGCACCAGATTGGGGTTATGTAGCATCTATTAGAGTCTCACGAGAAGAAGTGAAGCGCAGTTATACGCCACGACTTCAAGGTGATATTCCGGTAATTGTGATGGAATTTCTCTCAGATACCGAAGGTGGAGAGTATTCGAGTAAACCGACCTATCCCCCTGGTAAATGGTTTTATTATGAGCAGATTTTACAAGTGCCAAACTATGCCATTTTTGAACCAGATGGTGGAGTCTTAGAAGTTTATCGGCGAGATGATTTAGGAAATTATGAACTGCAAACACCGGATGCAAGCGATCGTTACTGGATTGCCGAAATGAACTTGTTTTTAGGCGTATGGCAAGGAAGCCGAGAAAATCGCACAAGTTATTGGTTACGTTGGTGGGATGACAACGGCGAACTATTACTATGGGGTTTGGAGTTAGCAGCAAAAGAACGGCAAGAGAAAAACGCCGCTCAACAGCTTGCAGAACAAGAACGCCAGCGTGCAGAGAGATTAGCAGCCCAGTTAAAAGCTCTGGGAGTCGAACCGGAGGTTTAA
- a CDS encoding WD40 repeat domain-containing protein: MVVRSSAWSSSSDGKTLASASLDKTIKLWSRDTGKEIATLSGHSDSVISVVFSPDGKTLASASDDKTIKLWNRDTGKEISTLRGHSSSVKRVVFSPDGKTLASASFDKTIKLWNRDTGKEISTLTGHSDGVNSVVFSPDGKTLASASLDDTIKLWNRETGKEISTLSGHSKWDSSVVFSPDGKTLAFASGDDTIKLWNRETGKEISTLSGHSNGFISVVFSPDGKTLASASFDKTIKLWNRDTGKEISTLRGHSSLVFSVVFSPDGKTLASASGDDTIKLWNRDTGKEISTLRGHSSLVFSVVFSPDGKTLASASDDDTIKLWNRDTGKEISTLTGHSSSVNSVVFSPDGKTLASASDDDTIKLWNRDTGKEISTLTGHSSSVNSVVFSPDGKTLASASFDDTIKLWNLDLDDLLAQGCSWLKGYLASHPDAPKVCSGR, translated from the coding sequence ATAGTAGTTCGCTCATCAGCGTGGTCTTCGAGCTCGGATGGCAAAACTTTAGCTTCCGCTAGTCTTGACAAGACGATAAAATTGTGGAGTAGAGACACGGGCAAAGAAATTGCCACTTTAAGTGGGCATAGCGATTCGGTCATCAGCGTCGTCTTCAGCCCAGATGGCAAAACTTTAGCTTCCGCTAGTGATGACAAGACGATAAAATTGTGGAATAGAGACACGGGCAAAGAAATTTCCACCCTGAGAGGGCATAGTAGTTCGGTCAAGAGGGTCGTCTTCAGCCCGGATGGCAAAACTTTAGCTTCCGCCAGTTTTGACAAGACGATAAAATTGTGGAATAGAGACACGGGCAAAGAAATTTCCACCCTGACTGGGCATAGTGATGGGGTCAACAGCGTCGTCTTCAGCCCGGATGGCAAAACTTTAGCTTCCGCTAGTCTTGACGACACCATCAAATTGTGGAATCGGGAGACGGGCAAAGAAATTTCCACCCTTAGTGGGCATAGCAAGTGGGACTCCAGCGTCGTCTTCAGCCCAGATGGCAAAACTTTAGCTTTCGCAAGTGGTGACGACACCATCAAATTGTGGAATCGGGAGACGGGCAAAGAAATTTCCACCCTTAGTGGGCATAGTAATGGGTTCATCAGCGTGGTCTTCAGCCCAGATGGCAAAACTTTAGCTTCCGCCAGTTTTGACAAGACGATCAAATTGTGGAATCGGGACACAGGCAAAGAAATTTCCACCCTGAGAGGGCATAGTAGTTTGGTCTTCAGCGTGGTCTTCAGCCCGGATGGCAAAACTTTAGCTTCCGCCAGTGGTGACGACACCATCAAATTGTGGAATCGGGACACAGGCAAAGAAATTTCCACCCTGAGAGGGCATAGTAGTTTGGTCTTCAGCGTGGTCTTCAGCCCGGATGGCAAAACTTTAGCTTCCGCAAGTGATGACGACACGATCAAATTGTGGAATCGGGACACAGGCAAAGAAATTTCCACCCTGACTGGGCATAGCAGTTCGGTCAACAGCGTGGTCTTCAGCCCGGATGGCAAAACTTTAGCTTCCGCAAGTGATGACGACACCATCAAATTGTGGAATCGGGACACAGGTAAAGAAATTTCCACCCTGACTGGACATAGCAGTTCGGTCAACAGCGTGGTCTTCAGCCCGGATGGCAAAACTTTAGCTTCCGCTAGTTTTGACGACACCATCAAATTGTGGAATCTGGATCTTGATGATTTATTAGCGCAGGGTTGTAGTTGGCTTAAAGGTTATTTGGCTAGCCATCCTGATGCGCCTAAAGTGTGTTCGGGGCGGTAG
- a CDS encoding AAA-like domain-containing protein, which translates to MTQYQYQVGGSLPQNAPTYVRRQADHDLYEGLKAGDFCYVLNSRQMGKSSLRVRVMQQLQTEGFACAVVDFTAIGTADITPEQWYAGVIDTLVGSLNIYTTFDLDTWWTDNGLLSPVQHLSKFIETVLLKTITEKIVIFIDEIDSILSLSFNLDDFFAVIRDCYNRRADYPEYNRLTFALIGVSTPSDLIQDKRRTPFNIGQAIDLTGFQLQEAQPLARGLAEVGDSQELMQVVLNWTGGQPFLTQKVCKLLVQGGLETRNWGLEDKDWVEELVREEIIENWETQDEPEHLKTIRDRILQSGEQKTGRLLGLYQQILQQGEIATDDSPEQTELRLTGLVVKRDGKLQIYNRIYAEVFKQEWCDKILANLRPYSDTLNAWVESERQDESRLLRGQTLQDAQEWAVGKSLSDLDYQFFAASQELEKRDVQKRLEAEEQAKEVLAKANHKANQRIRIGSLVLGFAVVGAVALFIITQKSLEVSKNAIAVAQSAKAETNNAQKDLKNARTETAATKKENQRISSENKRISEQAVQVKQNLSNATSKLNTANAKVNQAQQNLKLAENKVAAASAKASQAEVQANQAIQQRQEAQQQRQKAVADLNRARQEQKQVQIALKTAVYARTIALTATRLEQDGTNALRVFGDLRETREIDGLLLAMQTAGTLKSLVKDKQSLANYPAYSPLFSLQRILSNIREQNRLEGHSDGVNSVVFSPDGKTLASASDDNTIKLWNRDTGKEISTLRGHSDGVNSVVFSPDGKTLASASDDKTIKLWNRDTGKEISTLRGHSSSLISVVFELGWQNFSFR; encoded by the coding sequence ATGACCCAGTATCAATATCAAGTCGGTGGTAGTCTGCCTCAAAATGCACCAACTTATGTTAGACGGCAAGCTGACCATGACCTCTATGAAGGCTTGAAAGCTGGGGATTTTTGTTATGTACTCAATTCCCGGCAGATGGGGAAATCTAGCTTACGGGTGCGGGTAATGCAGCAGTTGCAAACAGAGGGATTTGCTTGTGCTGTTGTTGATTTTACAGCTATTGGGACGGCAGATATTACGCCAGAACAGTGGTATGCCGGGGTGATTGATACTCTGGTGGGAAGTTTGAATATTTATACAACTTTTGATTTAGATACTTGGTGGACTGATAACGGGTTGCTTTCACCAGTACAGCATTTGAGCAAGTTTATTGAAACGGTTTTACTAAAAACAATTACTGAAAAGATTGTTATTTTTATTGATGAAATTGACAGCATTCTGAGTCTTTCATTCAACTTAGATGACTTTTTTGCAGTTATCCGCGATTGCTACAACCGACGAGCAGACTATCCTGAATATAATCGCCTCACCTTTGCTTTGATTGGCGTATCTACACCTTCAGATTTGATTCAAGATAAACGCCGGACACCTTTTAATATTGGACAGGCAATTGATTTAACTGGCTTTCAACTCCAAGAGGCGCAACCCTTGGCGCGGGGTTTGGCTGAAGTGGGTGATTCTCAAGAGTTGATGCAAGTAGTGCTGAACTGGACGGGAGGACAGCCGTTTTTGACGCAAAAAGTTTGTAAATTGCTGGTGCAGGGGGGGCTGGAGACGAGGAATTGGGGACTAGAGGATAAAGACTGGGTGGAAGAGTTGGTACGCGAGGAAATTATTGAGAATTGGGAGACGCAAGATGAGCCGGAGCATTTGAAGACGATTCGAGACAGAATTTTGCAGAGTGGGGAACAGAAGACTGGGCGATTGTTGGGGTTGTATCAGCAGATTTTGCAGCAGGGAGAGATAGCAACTGATGATAGTCCTGAACAAACGGAACTGCGGCTGACGGGTTTGGTGGTGAAGCGGGACGGGAAGCTGCAAATTTATAACCGAATTTATGCAGAGGTGTTTAAGCAAGAATGGTGCGACAAGATTTTAGCAAACTTGCGCCCGTACTCCGATACATTGAACGCTTGGGTTGAGTCTGAACGTCAAGATGAGTCGCGCTTGTTGCGGGGACAGACTTTGCAAGATGCTCAAGAATGGGCAGTCGGTAAAAGTTTAAGTGATTTGGACTATCAGTTTTTCGCTGCTAGCCAGGAGTTAGAAAAGCGTGATGTGCAGAAAAGGCTGGAGGCAGAGGAACAGGCAAAGGAAGTTTTAGCAAAGGCGAACCACAAAGCTAATCAAAGGATTCGTATTGGTTCTTTAGTGTTAGGTTTTGCTGTGGTGGGGGCAGTAGCATTATTTATAATTACTCAAAAAAGTCTTGAGGTATCCAAGAATGCTATTGCAGTAGCACAATCAGCTAAGGCAGAAACAAATAACGCACAGAAAGATTTAAAAAATGCGAGGACAGAAACCGCAGCAACCAAGAAAGAGAATCAGCGTATATCATCTGAAAATAAACGGATATCTGAACAAGCGGTACAGGTAAAACAGAATCTTAGTAATGCAACTTCAAAACTAAATACAGCAAATGCCAAAGTTAATCAGGCACAGCAAAACCTGAAATTAGCCGAAAACAAAGTGGCAGCAGCTAGCGCAAAAGCTAGTCAAGCTGAAGTACAGGCAAACCAAGCAATTCAACAAAGGCAAGAGGCACAACAGCAGCGTCAAAAAGCTGTTGCAGATTTAAATCGGGCAAGGCAAGAACAAAAGCAGGTGCAAATTGCTCTGAAGACGGCAGTTTATGCGCGCACAATTGCTTTAACGGCTACGCGATTGGAACAAGACGGAACAAATGCCTTGCGAGTATTTGGTGATTTAAGGGAAACAAGGGAAATAGATGGTCTGCTGTTAGCAATGCAGACGGCAGGAACATTGAAAAGTCTGGTCAAGGATAAACAATCTTTAGCAAATTATCCAGCATACAGTCCTTTGTTTAGTTTACAGAGAATTTTATCTAATATTCGTGAGCAAAATCGTCTGGAAGGGCATAGTGATGGAGTCAACAGCGTCGTCTTCAGTCCGGATGGCAAAACTTTAGCTTCCGCTAGTGATGACAATACGATCAAATTGTGGAATAGAGACACAGGCAAAGAAATTTCCACCCTGAGAGGGCATAGTGATGGGGTCAACAGCGTCGTCTTCAGCCCGGATGGCAAAACTTTAGCTTCCGCTAGTGATGACAAGACGATAAAATTGTGGAATAGAGACACAGGCAAAGAAATTTCCACCCTGAGAGGGCATAGTAGTTCGCTCATCAGCGTGGTCTTCGAGCTCGGATGGCAAAACTTTAGCTTCCGCTAG